A region of Nostoc sp. 'Peltigera membranacea cyanobiont' N6 DNA encodes the following proteins:
- a CDS encoding phosphoketolase family protein yields the protein MTLATTPRTKPLTDEELHKINAYWRAANYLSVGQIYLLDNPLLREPLKLEHVKPRLLGHWGTTPGLNLIYAHLNRVIKKYDLNTIYIAGPGHGGPGLVANTYLEGTYTEYYHNISQDTEGIQKLFKQFSFPGGIPSHVAPETPGSIHEGGELGYALVHAFGAAFDNPDLIVAAVVGDGEAETGALATSWHSNKFLNPVHDGAVLPILHLNGYKIANPTVLARISHEELESLFVGYGYKPYFVEGEDPADVHQQMAATLDIAIAEIQSIQREARVHGFTERPQWPMIVMRTPKGWTGPKEVDGKKTEGSWRSHQVPLSNIAKQPEHLKLLENWMKSYQPEELFDSNGKLIPELAELAPKGHRRMGDNPHANGGILLRDLKMPDFRDYAVDVLKPGQAIAEATQVTGKFLRDIMQLNQETRNFRIVGPDETVSNRLGAVLEVTNRDWVAQILPEDDHLSADGRVMEILSETNCQGWLEGYLLTGRHGFFSCYEAFIHIIDSMFNQHAKWLKTTRHIPWRRPIASLNYLLTSHVWRQDHNGFSHQDPGFIDHVINKKAEIVRVYLPPDANTLLSVTDHCLKSRNYVNVIVAGKQPALQYLNMDAAVKHCTKGIGIWEWASNDQGGEPDVVMGCAGDIPTLETLAAVDILRQHFPDLKVRVVNVVDLMTLQPKSEHPHGLSEKDFETIFTTDKPIIFAFHGYPWLIHRLTYRQTNHHNLHVRGYKEEGTTTTPFDMVVLNDLDRFHLVMDVISRVPKLGYRAAYVKQGMLDKLIEHKHYIEKYGDDMPEIRDWKWSY from the coding sequence ATGACATTAGCAACAACTCCACGAACAAAGCCTTTAACAGATGAAGAATTACATAAGATAAACGCCTACTGGCGGGCAGCTAACTATCTTTCAGTTGGGCAAATATATCTACTCGACAATCCACTACTCAGAGAACCGCTAAAGCTGGAACACGTCAAACCGAGACTTTTGGGGCATTGGGGAACAACCCCAGGGCTGAATTTGATATATGCTCACCTGAATCGGGTCATCAAAAAATATGACCTAAACACCATCTATATTGCTGGCCCCGGTCATGGAGGCCCTGGACTAGTAGCCAACACATACTTAGAAGGCACTTACACTGAGTATTATCACAACATCTCCCAGGATACTGAAGGAATTCAAAAACTCTTCAAACAATTCTCCTTCCCTGGTGGTATTCCCAGCCACGTTGCACCGGAAACTCCCGGTTCCATCCATGAAGGCGGGGAACTAGGTTATGCCCTCGTCCACGCTTTTGGGGCTGCCTTTGATAACCCTGACTTGATCGTTGCTGCTGTTGTGGGTGACGGCGAAGCTGAAACAGGTGCATTAGCAACTAGCTGGCATTCCAACAAGTTTCTCAACCCCGTGCATGATGGGGCTGTACTGCCGATTCTGCACCTGAATGGGTATAAAATTGCTAATCCAACAGTACTCGCACGCATCAGCCATGAAGAATTAGAAAGCTTATTTGTGGGCTACGGCTACAAGCCCTACTTTGTCGAAGGTGAAGATCCCGCAGATGTCCACCAGCAGATGGCGGCGACTCTAGATATAGCGATCGCCGAAATTCAAAGTATCCAAAGAGAAGCCCGCGTACATGGTTTCACTGAACGTCCCCAGTGGCCGATGATTGTCATGAGAACCCCTAAAGGTTGGACAGGGCCCAAAGAAGTCGATGGCAAAAAAACTGAGGGTTCTTGGCGATCGCACCAAGTTCCCTTGAGTAACATTGCCAAACAGCCAGAACACCTGAAACTCCTAGAAAATTGGATGAAGAGTTACCAACCAGAAGAACTCTTCGACAGCAACGGTAAGCTGATTCCCGAACTAGCAGAACTGGCTCCCAAGGGTCATCGACGCATGGGTGACAATCCCCACGCCAACGGTGGCATTTTGCTGCGCGACCTGAAGATGCCTGACTTTCGAGACTATGCTGTAGATGTTCTCAAACCAGGCCAAGCGATCGCTGAAGCTACTCAAGTTACAGGCAAATTCCTCCGGGATATCATGCAGCTTAACCAAGAAACCCGCAACTTCCGCATCGTTGGCCCCGATGAAACAGTATCAAACCGTTTAGGCGCAGTGCTAGAAGTCACAAATCGGGATTGGGTAGCCCAAATCCTCCCGGAAGATGACCACCTTTCCGCCGACGGTCGAGTGATGGAAATTCTTAGCGAAACTAATTGTCAAGGATGGTTAGAAGGCTATCTCCTCACAGGAAGACACGGATTCTTCTCCTGCTACGAGGCATTTATCCACATCATTGACTCAATGTTCAATCAGCACGCCAAATGGTTGAAAACAACCAGACATATTCCCTGGCGTAGACCGATTGCTTCCCTCAATTATCTACTCACCTCCCATGTTTGGCGACAAGACCATAACGGCTTCTCCCACCAAGACCCCGGTTTTATCGACCATGTAATCAATAAGAAAGCAGAGATCGTTCGCGTATATTTGCCCCCTGATGCCAACACTTTGCTATCGGTAACTGACCACTGTTTAAAAAGCCGCAACTATGTCAACGTCATCGTCGCGGGTAAACAGCCAGCATTGCAGTACCTCAATATGGATGCTGCTGTCAAACACTGCACCAAAGGCATTGGTATTTGGGAATGGGCAAGCAATGACCAAGGCGGCGAACCAGATGTAGTAATGGGTTGTGCTGGGGATATTCCCACCTTAGAAACCTTAGCGGCTGTGGATATTCTGCGCCAGCACTTCCCGGACTTAAAGGTGCGGGTCGTGAACGTGGTCGATTTGATGACACTACAGCCAAAAAGCGAACATCCCCACGGTTTGAGTGAAAAAGACTTTGAGACAATTTTCACCACAGACAAACCGATTATCTTTGCCTTTCATGGCTATCCTTGGCTGATTCATCGTCTAACCTATCGTCAGACTAACCACCACAACTTGCATGTGCGAGGCTACAAGGAAGAAGGAACTACTACCACTCCCTTTGATATGGTTGTGCTTAACGATCTCGATCGCTTTCACCTAGTAATGGACGTAATTTCTCGCGTGCCCAAACTAGGATATAGGGCAGCTTATGTCAAACAGGGGATGCTAGATAAACTCATAGAACACAAGCACTACATTGAGAAGTACGGCGATGATATGCCGGAAATTCGTGACTGGAAGTGGTCGTATTAA
- the rimM gene encoding ribosome maturation factor RimM (Essential for efficient processing of 16S rRNA) — MKHEEANKEIGSKSTEAQKSRGGRGKSKRSSPQPPIPSPQSPIPSPQPPVPNLDNWLEIGKIVSPQGLSGELRVYPVSDFPERFEVPGKRWLLRSGDTEPQPIELLTGRYISNKNLYVIKLAGVETCDRAEALRGCKLMVPASDRPQLGEDEYHVLDLIGLEVFMQASGELVGTVVDIIPAGNDLLEVKFHPSFATDKGQMTNDKKQKTVLIPFVEAIAPVVDLKSNRIEITPPPGLLEINN, encoded by the coding sequence ATGAAACACGAAGAAGCTAATAAAGAAATAGGGAGCAAAAGCACAGAGGCGCAGAAAAGCAGGGGAGGAAGAGGGAAATCAAAAAGATCCAGTCCCCAGCCCCCAATCCCCAGCCCCCAATCCCCAATCCCCAGTCCCCAGCCCCCAGTCCCCAATCTCGATAATTGGCTAGAAATTGGTAAGATTGTTTCTCCTCAAGGATTATCTGGGGAATTACGGGTTTATCCTGTATCTGATTTCCCTGAAAGATTTGAGGTGCCGGGAAAACGTTGGTTGTTGCGTTCAGGTGACACAGAACCACAACCAATCGAATTATTGACGGGACGTTATATCAGTAACAAAAACTTGTATGTAATCAAATTAGCTGGTGTGGAAACTTGCGATCGAGCCGAGGCGTTGCGCGGTTGTAAGTTAATGGTACCAGCTAGCGATCGCCCCCAATTAGGCGAAGATGAATATCATGTCCTCGATTTGATTGGCTTAGAAGTCTTCATGCAAGCATCTGGCGAACTCGTTGGTACGGTAGTAGATATCATCCCCGCCGGCAATGATTTACTAGAAGTAAAGTTCCACCCATCTTTTGCCACTGACAAAGGACAAATGACAAATGACAAAAAACAAAAGACTGTTTTGATTCCATTTGTGGAAGCGATCGCACCAGTTGTAGACTTAAAATCTAATCGCATTGAAATTACGCCACCGCCTGGATTGTTGGAAATTAATAATTAG
- a CDS encoding valine--pyruvate transaminase, whose translation MNPALTQIGAQMSNLTGVRAIMKDIIETLRGGAGQQFINLSAGNPLILPEVEQLWRDCTAQLLASPEYGEVVCRYGSSQGYAPLIEAIAKDFNKRYGLNLSDRNILITPGSQSLYFYAVNSFGGYTPSGELKQIVLPLSPDYTGYGGICLVPKALTAYKPTLDIDAAAHRFKYRPDFSQLSITENTGCVLFSRPCNPTGNVLTDDEVKKIAALAAPYNLPVLIDSAYAPPFPALNFTEMTPVFGDNILHCMSLSKAGLPGERLGIAIGDEKWIEVLECFQANMSLHSSRYGQAIAAYAINSGALVEISHTVIRPFYQNKFTVLETSLEQAMPKDLPWFLHRGEGAIFAWLWLEDLPISDWEFYQQLKQVGVIIVPGSTFFPGLEEEWAHKHQCFRISLTGTDEEIATAMERLAKVAEEAYKGAAVTA comes from the coding sequence ATGAACCCTGCCCTAACTCAAATTGGCGCTCAAATGTCCAACCTGACTGGCGTAAGAGCAATCATGAAGGATATTATCGAGACTTTACGAGGGGGTGCAGGGCAGCAGTTTATTAATTTGAGTGCTGGTAATCCGTTGATTTTGCCAGAAGTAGAGCAGTTATGGCGAGATTGTACCGCACAGCTTTTAGCTAGCCCAGAATATGGTGAGGTAGTTTGTCGCTACGGCTCAAGTCAGGGTTATGCACCATTAATTGAAGCGATCGCTAAGGATTTTAACAAACGCTACGGGTTAAACTTAAGCGATCGCAATATTCTTATCACCCCCGGTAGTCAAAGTCTCTACTTCTACGCTGTTAATAGCTTCGGTGGCTACACCCCTAGCGGCGAGTTAAAACAAATCGTTTTACCCCTCAGTCCTGACTACACAGGTTATGGCGGCATCTGCTTAGTTCCAAAAGCCTTAACTGCCTACAAACCAACTCTTGATATTGATGCAGCCGCCCATAGATTTAAATATCGCCCCGACTTCAGCCAACTGTCGATTACAGAAAATACAGGTTGTGTCCTCTTCTCTCGCCCCTGTAATCCTACTGGCAATGTCCTCACTGATGATGAGGTGAAGAAAATTGCTGCCCTGGCTGCGCCTTATAATTTGCCTGTGTTAATTGACTCGGCTTATGCGCCTCCCTTCCCAGCATTGAACTTTACCGAAATGACACCAGTGTTTGGTGATAATATCTTACACTGCATGAGTTTATCGAAAGCAGGATTACCAGGAGAAAGGCTTGGGATTGCCATTGGGGATGAAAAGTGGATTGAGGTGCTGGAGTGTTTCCAAGCAAATATGAGCCTCCATTCTTCACGTTACGGCCAAGCGATCGCAGCTTATGCAATCAACTCTGGCGCTTTAGTGGAAATTTCTCACACCGTCATCCGTCCTTTTTACCAGAATAAATTTACCGTTTTAGAAACTAGCTTAGAACAAGCGATGCCCAAGGATTTACCTTGGTTCCTCCATCGCGGTGAAGGAGCAATTTTTGCTTGGTTGTGGTTAGAGGATTTACCCATCAGTGACTGGGAATTTTACCAACAATTAAAGCAAGTTGGTGTGATTATTGTTCCTGGAAGTACCTTCTTCCCTGGTTTAGAGGAAGAATGGGCGCACAAGCACCAATGTTTCCGCATCAGCCTCACAGGTACGGATGAAGAGATAGCCACTGCTATGGAACGTTTAGCAAAAGTGGCTGAAGAAGCTTATAAAGGTGCGGCGGTGACTGCCTAA
- a CDS encoding S-(hydroxymethyl)glutathione dehydrogenase/class III alcohol dehydrogenase — protein MQVKAAVAYGAGKPLTIETVQLAGPQAGEVLVEVKASGVCHTDAFTLSGDDPEGLFPAILGHEGAGVVVEVGAGVTSLKPGDRVIPLYTPECRQCEYCLSFKTNLCQAIRLTQARGVMPNGTSRFSIDGQMIHHYMGTSTFANYTVLPEIALAKIREDAPFDKVCYIGCGVTTGIGAVINTAKVEPGANVVVFGLGGIGLNVIQGARMVGANMIVGVDINPSKRAMAEKFGMTHFVNPKEVEGDLVPYLVDLTKGGADYSFECIGNVKIMRQALECCHKGWGVSVVIGVAGAGQEISTRPFQLVTGRVWKGSAFGGARGRTDVPKIVDWYMEGKINIDDLITHVMPIEQINDAFELMHKGESIRSVVTF, from the coding sequence TTGCAAGTTAAAGCAGCAGTAGCTTACGGTGCAGGTAAGCCATTAACAATTGAAACCGTTCAACTAGCGGGGCCACAAGCTGGGGAAGTGTTAGTTGAGGTAAAAGCCAGTGGGGTTTGCCATACCGATGCTTTTACCCTATCTGGTGACGATCCTGAAGGTTTGTTTCCGGCAATTTTGGGACATGAAGGTGCTGGCGTGGTAGTGGAAGTAGGCGCTGGTGTCACTAGTCTCAAACCAGGGGATCGTGTAATTCCCCTATACACTCCCGAATGCCGTCAGTGCGAATATTGTTTGAGTTTCAAAACTAATCTCTGTCAAGCTATTCGTCTAACTCAAGCACGCGGTGTCATGCCCAATGGTACGAGTCGTTTCAGCATCGATGGGCAGATGATTCATCATTATATGGGTACATCCACTTTTGCCAACTATACGGTGCTGCCGGAAATCGCCCTGGCAAAAATTCGGGAAGATGCCCCCTTTGATAAGGTTTGTTACATTGGCTGTGGCGTGACTACTGGTATTGGTGCAGTTATCAATACTGCCAAAGTGGAACCGGGAGCAAATGTAGTGGTTTTTGGCTTGGGTGGTATTGGTTTAAATGTCATCCAAGGGGCGCGGATGGTTGGGGCGAATATGATTGTTGGGGTGGATATTAATCCCAGCAAACGCGCAATGGCCGAAAAGTTTGGCATGACGCACTTTGTTAATCCCAAAGAAGTAGAGGGCGATTTAGTTCCCTATCTGGTTGATTTAACTAAAGGCGGTGCTGATTACAGTTTTGAATGTATCGGTAATGTAAAAATTATGCGCCAAGCATTAGAATGCTGCCATAAAGGTTGGGGCGTTAGTGTGGTTATTGGTGTTGCTGGTGCTGGACAGGAAATCAGTACTCGTCCTTTTCAATTAGTAACTGGGCGCGTTTGGAAAGGTTCAGCATTTGGGGGCGCTAGAGGACGTACAGATGTGCCGAAAATTGTTGATTGGTATATGGAAGGTAAGATAAATATTGATGATTTGATTACTCATGTAATGCCCATTGAGCAAATTAATGATGCTTTTGAATTGATGCACAAAGGTGAATCAATTCGGAGTGTGGTGACTTTTTAA
- a CDS encoding DUF29 domain-containing protein: MQNFYEADFYSWTQQQADLLRHRQWNQLDLPNLIEEIESLGRKERQELRNRLSILIGHLLKWEYQPKQRSRSWLATIRVQRREILKLLSENPSLKPYLEEVIQDSFQNGRDLASGETNLPLSNFPNQCLYAFEEILSDRFYPGEAATDDLMG, translated from the coding sequence ATGCAAAACTTCTATGAAGCAGACTTCTACAGTTGGACTCAACAACAGGCTGACCTTCTGCGTCATCGTCAATGGAATCAACTTGACCTACCTAATTTAATTGAGGAAATTGAATCTTTGGGAAGAAAGGAACGTCAAGAATTGAGAAATCGTCTTAGTATATTAATCGGACATTTGCTCAAATGGGAATATCAACCAAAGCAACGAAGTCGTAGTTGGTTAGCAACAATTAGAGTACAACGACGAGAAATTCTCAAGTTGTTGAGTGAGAATCCTAGCCTAAAACCTTACCTTGAAGAAGTAATTCAGGATTCATTTCAAAACGGCAGGGATTTAGCGTCGGGAGAAACAAATTTGCCACTCTCAAATTTTCCTAACCAATGTTTATATGCTTTTGAGGAAATTCTAAGCGATCGCTTTTATCCTGGTGAGGCTGCAACTGATGATTTAATGGGATAA
- a CDS encoding hybrid sensor histidine kinase/response regulator — MKNILQSSISQEQNLHQGYSISSYNRLLLVVKDLACVRTIEEIIEIVRLAARDLTNADGVTFVLRDGECCHYVDENAIGPLWKGMRFPLKSCISGWAMLNKQAAVIEDIYQDARIPIDAYKVTFVKSLVMVPIRIAEPLGAIGAYWSTPHLATREEIELLEILTDTTAVAIANVQLFQKLTNQNALKDKFIAMLAHELRNPVAPISNGVQLLKLKLGETGAVGETVLMMQHQIKHLSKLIDELLDVSSITYGKISLNLEKVNLVDLVHQSINDHTQAIKRSNLTVVKDLPNTPVWAYVDPTRFFQIFGNLLDNALKFSKPDGTIWVDLSFIPGENGSGSVATLSVRDSGIGIDPTILSELFEPFTQGDRSLDRSRGGLGLGLSVVKSLVELHGGNVEASSRGIDLGAEFKVTLPVCEEIKTLDNDLEITEAAKKSLKILVIEDNDDSAFSLKAVLEYFGHEVTIARNGILGVQTAREFEPHIIICDIGLPEMDGFAVAEELSKDSKFTDSIMIALTGYGSQEDKQLALQSGFKCHLTKPVDFDILTAEIDRYFLASA, encoded by the coding sequence ATGAAAAATATATTACAAAGCTCCATATCTCAAGAACAGAATTTACATCAGGGCTATAGTATTTCGTCTTATAATCGGCTGCTTTTGGTCGTGAAAGATTTGGCTTGTGTAAGGACAATTGAGGAAATTATTGAGATTGTGCGTTTGGCTGCGAGGGATCTCACTAATGCTGATGGAGTAACCTTTGTATTGCGGGATGGTGAATGTTGCCACTATGTTGATGAAAACGCCATCGGGCCACTTTGGAAAGGTATGCGTTTTCCCCTTAAGTCTTGCATTTCTGGTTGGGCAATGCTCAATAAACAAGCAGCCGTGATTGAGGACATTTACCAGGATGCTCGAATTCCTATTGATGCATATAAAGTTACTTTTGTCAAAAGTTTGGTGATGGTTCCCATCCGAATTGCCGAACCATTGGGTGCGATCGGAGCCTACTGGAGTACACCACACCTAGCCACACGTGAAGAAATAGAACTGCTTGAGATTTTGACCGACACTACAGCAGTGGCGATCGCGAACGTTCAACTTTTCCAGAAACTTACCAATCAAAACGCCCTGAAAGACAAATTCATTGCGATGCTAGCTCACGAATTGAGGAATCCTGTTGCCCCCATCTCAAACGGAGTTCAGCTTCTCAAATTGAAGCTAGGCGAGACTGGTGCAGTCGGAGAAACAGTTTTAATGATGCAGCACCAGATTAAGCACCTCTCGAAATTGATTGATGAGTTACTTGATGTATCGTCCATCACCTATGGGAAGATTTCATTAAACCTTGAGAAGGTTAATCTAGTAGATTTGGTTCACCAGAGTATCAATGACCATACACAAGCAATAAAGAGATCGAATCTTACTGTAGTAAAAGACTTGCCAAATACGCCTGTGTGGGCTTATGTTGACCCCACCCGCTTCTTCCAAATCTTTGGAAACCTGCTTGATAACGCTTTAAAGTTCTCAAAGCCAGATGGGACAATTTGGGTGGATCTTTCATTTATTCCCGGTGAGAATGGCTCAGGTAGTGTAGCGACTTTATCTGTAAGAGACTCAGGCATAGGGATAGACCCGACAATCTTATCAGAACTATTCGAGCCATTTACCCAGGGCGATCGCAGTTTAGACCGTTCGAGGGGCGGGCTAGGCTTGGGACTCTCGGTAGTAAAAAGTCTTGTGGAACTTCATGGTGGCAATGTTGAAGCCTCAAGTAGAGGGATCGATTTGGGAGCGGAATTCAAAGTTACTCTCCCTGTATGCGAAGAGATTAAAACCTTAGACAACGACTTGGAGATTACAGAAGCGGCTAAAAAATCGTTGAAGATTTTAGTTATTGAAGATAATGACGATTCAGCCTTCTCATTAAAAGCAGTGCTTGAATACTTTGGACATGAAGTTACTATTGCCAGAAATGGAATTTTAGGGGTACAAACGGCAAGAGAGTTTGAGCCTCATATAATTATTTGTGACATTGGACTTCCCGAAATGGATGGATTCGCCGTTGCAGAGGAACTGAGTAAAGACTCCAAATTTACTGATTCAATTATGATTGCACTTACCGGCTACGGTAGCCAGGAGGATAAGCAGCTTGCACTTCAGTCTGGTTTTAAATGCCACTTGACCAAGCCTGTGGACTTTGACATCCTTACGGCAGAAATCGATCGATACTTTCTCGCGAGTGCGTAA
- a CDS encoding GTPase family protein gives MVRLKPWQWVVLAIPIAFIIIFLLVSAGSQIHAWGISWIWAVFTLLFVGWRWLLVKWTQPAVNQVEAVLAQVQEELESAAEDTVRTSAGSDVTKLTESALQEILQAAQGDRPIWEDWPTFWTRCQDLVVAIAHIYNPQIQYPLLNIYVPQAYGLIRGTVDDMDRWMQKLSPVLNQVTVGQAYQGYEVYRKLEPSARKFWKAWNWAQWILNPVAAVAKQASQGSSNQATQQLLGNLSQLFREAALRNLCRQAIALYGRSTLPVSATVVSTTLPKAKTQTLKEILTQAQPAEAVEQKPVNILLVGRTGSGKSSLINTLFQSDLAAVDVLPSTDRIQNYQWQTQGGETLTLWDTPGYEQVNRADLRDLVLDYAINADLLLLVTPALDPALQMDVDFLQDIKAEVADLPAIAIVTQVDRLRPIREWQPPYNWEWGDRSKEIAIREATEYRAKLLGNFCNLVLPVVTGDSKTNRVAWGVEALSLGLVDAIAPTKQLRLTRFLRNLEVRTVAAAKIIDHYTFQMATTQGLTALLKSPVLQFVSTLSTGSPALAYMLAEQIPVEQLPIVIGKLQMAYELFSLLSTANSNPLNFELLSLWPLMLENSTSPDRNAWAFGHALVEYWTQNLTVQQLRNRFEYYLSIAK, from the coding sequence ATGGTGCGATTAAAACCGTGGCAGTGGGTCGTCTTAGCAATCCCGATCGCGTTTATCATTATTTTCTTACTGGTATCTGCCGGTTCACAAATTCACGCCTGGGGTATTAGTTGGATTTGGGCTGTATTCACCCTTTTATTCGTTGGTTGGCGTTGGTTGTTGGTTAAATGGACTCAACCTGCTGTTAACCAAGTGGAAGCTGTATTAGCTCAAGTCCAAGAAGAATTAGAATCGGCAGCAGAGGATACAGTCAGAACATCAGCCGGAAGTGATGTGACAAAGCTTACAGAAAGCGCACTCCAAGAGATTCTGCAAGCAGCACAAGGCGATCGCCCGATTTGGGAAGACTGGCCAACTTTTTGGACGCGATGCCAGGATTTAGTTGTAGCGATCGCTCATATCTATAATCCTCAAATTCAATATCCTCTGCTGAATATTTACGTCCCCCAGGCTTACGGGCTGATTCGCGGAACGGTGGATGACATGGATCGGTGGATGCAAAAGTTATCCCCTGTCCTCAATCAGGTAACGGTTGGACAAGCATACCAAGGATATGAAGTCTACCGGAAGTTAGAGCCATCGGCTCGGAAATTTTGGAAAGCTTGGAATTGGGCACAGTGGATCTTAAATCCGGTGGCGGCGGTGGCAAAACAAGCCAGTCAGGGTTCTAGTAACCAGGCAACTCAGCAATTATTGGGGAATTTGAGTCAGTTATTCCGGGAAGCTGCCTTGAGAAACTTATGTCGGCAGGCGATCGCACTCTACGGACGTAGTACATTACCAGTTTCAGCAACTGTAGTATCCACGACTTTACCCAAGGCAAAAACCCAAACACTCAAAGAAATCTTGACTCAAGCTCAACCAGCCGAGGCAGTTGAGCAAAAACCTGTAAATATTCTCCTAGTGGGACGCACAGGTTCAGGCAAAAGTAGCCTGATTAACACGCTATTTCAGTCCGATCTCGCAGCCGTTGATGTTTTGCCCAGTACCGATCGCATTCAGAATTATCAATGGCAGACTCAAGGTGGGGAAACCCTGACGCTTTGGGATACGCCTGGTTACGAACAAGTCAACCGTGCCGATCTAAGAGACTTGGTGCTTGATTATGCCATCAATGCAGATTTACTGTTGTTAGTTACCCCTGCCCTCGATCCTGCGTTGCAAATGGATGTAGACTTTTTGCAAGATATAAAAGCAGAAGTTGCAGATTTACCAGCGATCGCGATCGTCACTCAAGTAGATCGGCTGCGTCCCATCCGCGAATGGCAACCGCCTTATAATTGGGAATGGGGCGATCGTTCAAAAGAAATTGCCATTCGAGAAGCTACTGAGTATCGCGCCAAATTGCTGGGAAACTTCTGTAATCTAGTTCTACCTGTGGTTACAGGTGACAGCAAAACAAATCGAGTTGCTTGGGGAGTAGAGGCGCTATCGCTGGGATTAGTAGATGCGATCGCGCCTACCAAGCAACTCCGTCTCACCCGCTTTTTGCGTAACCTTGAAGTCCGCACTGTCGCTGCGGCCAAAATCATCGACCACTACACCTTCCAGATGGCGACAACACAAGGACTAACGGCATTGCTCAAAAGTCCCGTCCTCCAGTTTGTTTCTACGCTATCAACTGGATCTCCAGCCTTAGCATATATGCTGGCAGAGCAAATTCCTGTGGAACAGTTGCCGATTGTGATTGGCAAACTTCAAATGGCTTATGAGCTTTTCTCGCTCTTGAGTACAGCTAACTCTAACCCGCTCAACTTTGAATTGCTATCCCTCTGGCCGCTAATGCTGGAAAATTCTACTTCACCCGATCGCAATGCCTGGGCATTTGGTCACGCCCTAGTGGAGTACTGGACTCAGAATTTAACAGTTCAACAACTCCGCAATCGATTTGAGTATTATCTATCGATTGCCAAATAA